From the Ilumatobacteraceae bacterium genome, the window CGTGGTCGTCGAAGGGATCGATCAGGACCGGGTGAAGGCCGGCCGCTTCCGACGAGCGGACGTCCATCGTCACCGAATCGCCGACGTAGGCGATGCGCGACCGGTCGAACTCGCTGAACGCATGCAGGGCGTACTCGAAGATCCGAGGATCGGGTTTTGCCACGCCCACCACGTGGCTGTCGACGACGACCCGCATCGTGGCACCGAGACCGGGTCCGGTCTGGCAGATGCCGCCCCGGAGCAGCGCATCCTCGATCTGCCCGCTGGCATTGGACACCACGCCCATCGGCACGTCGGCCCCCGCGAGCGCGGTGAGCGCGCTCAGCGTCTCGGGGATCGGCCACCGCCACAGATAGTGCGTGC encodes:
- a CDS encoding HAD family hydrolase — translated: MTRFDAVLFDAGGVLVLPDPTVLGPLLSPYGGSVDLELHRRAHYAGMREKANQDSLEGDWNAYNVAYVEAVGVDADLVDHAAVVLDHTRTHYLWRWPIPETLSALTALAGADVPMGVVSNASGQIEDALLRGGICQTGPGLGATMRVVVDSHVVGVAKPDPRIFEYALHAFSEFDRSRIAYVGDSVTMDVRSSEAAGLHPVLIDPFDDHAGAAFERVASVEAIVDWF